Genomic window (Streptomyces sp. NBC_00078):
CTTGAAGAGCTCCGGGTGCTCCTTCAGGGCGGTGTCGGTGTCCAGGAAGATGACGCCCTGCTCCTCCAGGTCCTCGCGGATCTGGTGGTAGACGACCTCGGACTCGTACTGGGCGGCGACACCGGCGACGAGGCGCTGCTTCTCCGCCTCGGGGATGCCGAGCTTGTCGTACGTGTTCTTGATGTCCTCGGGCAGGTCCTCCCAGGACTCCGCCTGCTTCTCCGTGGAGCGCACGAAGTACTTGATGTTGTCGAAGTCGATGCCCGACAGGTCCGAGCCCCAGTTGGGCATGGGCTTCTTGTCGAACAGGCGCAGGCCCTTGAGACGGAGCTTGGTCATCCACTCCGGCTCGTTCTTCTTCGCGGAGATGTCCCGGACGACGTCCTCGTTGATGCCGCGCTTCGCAGAGGCACCGGCCACGTCGGAGTCGGCCCAGCCGTATTCGTAGTTGCCCAGACCCTCGAGCTCAGGGTGGGCAGTCTCCTCGATGGGGAGCGTCATGCGGGGTTCCTCCCGGCGGTGCTTGCAGATGCGTTGTCAGTGGTCTGGGAAATCTTGGGGATGAACGTCGTGCAGACGCCGTCACCGTGCGCGATGGTCGCCAGCCGCTGGACGTGAGTACCCAGCAGCTGCGAGAAGATCTCGGTCTCCGCCTCGCACAGCTGCGGGAACTTCTCCGCCACATGGGCCACCGGGCAGTGATGCTGGCAGAGCTGCTCACCTTTTCGCGGGAGGGGGGCGCTGCGAGCCGTAGCAGCGTACCCGTCCACGCTCAGGGCCTTGGCCAGGGCTTCGGTGCGCTGTTCGGGGGCGGCGGCCTCGATCGCCTGGCGGTAGGCAGTGGCCTGCTCGGCGATCCTCGCGCGGGCGAAGGCGACGACCGCCTCGTCCCCGCCGAACCGCTCCTGGATCCAGCGCAGGGCGTCCGCGGCGAGCTTGTCGTAGGACTGGTCGAAGGCGTCGCGGCCGCAGTCGGTCAGCGCGAACACCTTGGCGGGCCGTCCACGCGTGCGCGCGCCGTACACCCGCTGCTCCCGCGCCTGAACGACGTCGTCGGCGACCAGCGCGTCCAGATGGCGCCTTACGGCCGCGGGGGTGAGCCCCAGCCGCCCGGCCAGCTCGGTGACGGTCGACGGCCCGTGGTCCAGGATCGATCGCGCGACCCGGTTGCGCGTGGAGCGCTCCCCGCTCGCGTGCTCTTCCTGGTACACCCCCGTGGGGGTCTCCAGAGCCTCGCCGACGTTTTTCACAACACCATTGTTGCGTAATTCCTCAGGGCCGGGCAACCCGCGTCCCGCGGACTGGACGGTGCCCTGTGTCACTTAGGCACACCTAACCTGACCTGCGAAAACGATCTTTGGCCGACCAGGGGGCAGCCAATTCGGTGGCATCTGCGGGCACCTTCCCGGACACTGCTCAACCATGTCGACACCCCCTCCGACCGGCCCTCTTGTCACCCGCGACACTGTCGCCGCACAGGTACGCATGCTGGGTGTGGAGACCGGCGAGATTCTTCTGGTGCACTCCTCCCTCAGCAGCCTCGGCTGGGTCTGCGGAGGCGCCGTCGCAGTCGTCCAGGGACTGCTCGACGCGCTCGGCCAAGAGGGCACTCTGGTCGTCCCCACCCAGACCGGCGACCTGTCGGACCCGGCCCTGTGGGGAAACCCGCCGGTGCCCGAGGAGTGGTGGGACCGCATCCGGGCCACGATGCCCGCGTACGACCCCCTGCTCACCCCCTCGCGCGGGGTGGGCGTGATCCCGGAGACCGTGCGCGGCTGGCCGGGCGCCCGGCGCAGCGCGCACCCGCAGACGTCCTTCGCGGCGCTCGGCCCGCGCGCGGCGGAGGTCGTCGACGGCCACGCTCCCGACTGCCGGCTCGGGGAGCGGAGTCCGCTGGCGCGGCTGGAGCGGCTGGGCGCCCGGGTCCTGCTGCTCGGCGTCGGCTACGCGGCATGCACGAGCTTCCATCTCGCCGAGTACCGGATACCGTCGCCGCTCGTCCGGGTCGGGCGGCCGGCTCCGGGCGGCGGCTGGGAGGTGGTGACCGAGGTGTCGATCACCTCGGAGAACTTCGCCGAGCTGGGCCATGACTTCGAGCGGGATCGTGCCGTCGTCCGCGAAACGGTGGGCGCCGCCGACGCCCGGCTGTTTCCCGTGGCGGACGCGGTGGCGTACGCGGAGCGGTGGCTGGCGCTGCACCGGTCGCGGGAGGACGAGATCCCCACGGCGCCCGGCAGCGCTTCGGCGAGTGGAGATCCTGCACCCCCCGGTCCGGGCCGCCGACGGCGTACCTAGACTCTGGACCCATGCGAAGTGAGCCCGTGGTCCAGGTTCAGGCCCTGGTGAAGCGGTACGGCACGAAAACCGCTGTGGACGGCCTCGACCTGGTGGCCAAGGCGGGCGTGACCGCCGTACTCGGCCCGAACGGCGCGGGCAAGACCACCACCGTCGAGACCTGTGAGGGATACCGCAGGCCGGACTCCGGCGCGGTACGCGTCCTGGGGCTGGATCCGGTACGGCAGGCACGTCAGCTGCACCCGCGCATCGGTGTGATGCTGCAGTCCGGCGGCGTCTACTCGGGCGCGCGTGCCGACGAGATGCTGCGGCACGTGGCGAAACTGCACGCGAACCCGCTGGACGTGGACGCGCTCGTCGAGCGACTCGGCCTCGGCTCGTGCGGCCGTACGACCTACCGACGTCTCTCCGGCGGACAGCAGCAGCGCCTCGCGCTCGCGATGGCCGTCGTGGGGCGTCCCGAGCTGGTGTTCCTGGACGAGCCGACCGCCGGCCTCGACCCGCAGGCCCGGCACGCGACCTGGGACCTCGTCCGCGACCTGCGCACCGACGGTGTCTCGCTGATCCTCACCACGCACTACATGGACGAGGCCGAGCAGCTCGCCGACGACGTCGCGATCATCGACTCCGGCCGGGTCATCGCCCAGGGTTCCCCGGACGAGCTGTGCCGCGGCGGCGCCGAGAACACACTGCGCTTCACCGGCCGTCCAGGTCTGGACGTGGGCTCCCTGCTGAAGGCGCTGCCCGCGGACTGCTCGGCGGCGGAGCTGACGCCGGGCTCGTACCGGGTCGTCGGCAAGGTCGACCCGCAACTGCTGGCGACGGTGGCGTCCTGGTGCGCGCAGCACGGGGTGATGCCGGACCGGATCTCGGTCGAACGGCACACGCTCGAAGACGTCTTTCTCGAGCTCACGGGCAAGGAGCTGCGTTCGTGACGACCGCAACCGGTACGTACGCGCCGAAGCCCGGCGCGGCCCCCCTTCCCCGCATGATCGCGGCCCAGGCAGCGCTCGAGACGAAGATGCTGCT
Coding sequences:
- a CDS encoding metalloregulator ArsR/SmtB family transcription factor, giving the protein MKNVGEALETPTGVYQEEHASGERSTRNRVARSILDHGPSTVTELAGRLGLTPAAVRRHLDALVADDVVQAREQRVYGARTRGRPAKVFALTDCGRDAFDQSYDKLAADALRWIQERFGGDEAVVAFARARIAEQATAYRQAIEAAAPEQRTEALAKALSVDGYAATARSAPLPRKGEQLCQHHCPVAHVAEKFPQLCEAETEIFSQLLGTHVQRLATIAHGDGVCTTFIPKISQTTDNASASTAGRNPA
- a CDS encoding aminoglycoside N(3)-acetyltransferase, giving the protein MSTPPPTGPLVTRDTVAAQVRMLGVETGEILLVHSSLSSLGWVCGGAVAVVQGLLDALGQEGTLVVPTQTGDLSDPALWGNPPVPEEWWDRIRATMPAYDPLLTPSRGVGVIPETVRGWPGARRSAHPQTSFAALGPRAAEVVDGHAPDCRLGERSPLARLERLGARVLLLGVGYAACTSFHLAEYRIPSPLVRVGRPAPGGGWEVVTEVSITSENFAELGHDFERDRAVVRETVGAADARLFPVADAVAYAERWLALHRSREDEIPTAPGSASASGDPAPPGPGRRRRT
- a CDS encoding ABC transporter ATP-binding protein, whose product is MRSEPVVQVQALVKRYGTKTAVDGLDLVAKAGVTAVLGPNGAGKTTTVETCEGYRRPDSGAVRVLGLDPVRQARQLHPRIGVMLQSGGVYSGARADEMLRHVAKLHANPLDVDALVERLGLGSCGRTTYRRLSGGQQQRLALAMAVVGRPELVFLDEPTAGLDPQARHATWDLVRDLRTDGVSLILTTHYMDEAEQLADDVAIIDSGRVIAQGSPDELCRGGAENTLRFTGRPGLDVGSLLKALPADCSAAELTPGSYRVVGKVDPQLLATVASWCAQHGVMPDRISVERHTLEDVFLELTGKELRS